The DNA segment CTCAATTTGCGCTTCATAACTGGTTGCCTGCTCCTCGCTGTCCGTAGAAACACGACAGTAAGCTGCTACCCGAAGCTTAGGCAATTCCTCGGCCTTTGCACTATTCCCGATTCGCTTACGGGCAGGAATTACCGTAACATTCCTGGTTGTCATCTAAAATCACCTCGCTCTTAATAAGACTATAAGCATACTCTGCCTGCTGAAATGGATCCTCGTATAGATTATCCGGCATTGAAGCATGAAACCTAAAATTCATGCATTTCTTTTCATTTCCTTTATGTTCATAAATCCTGCCAAGTGCCTCAGCTCGCCTGCGTCTTTCCAGTTGTGCTTTTTCGAATATATTCCTGCTGATAATTGGCGGATAGAATTTATCCTTAACATACCGTTTATCTGAAAGCATTCTTGCAATAGATGTGTGGTAGCGCTTAATGCCCGCTTTTTGGGCTGCTTCGGTTAAAGAAAGCCCGGAAAGATAAGCCTCAAATAGTTTCTCAATCTTAACTGCTTCCTCTTCATTAACGACAGCCCTGCCGTTTTGAATGGTATATCCAAAAGGTATATGGCTCATCATTTCACCAACCTTTCCCTTAAGTTCAACCCGCATTTCATTTTGAAACCTATTTCTTCTTGTGAAAACACAATGATTTCTTCAATAAAATCCTCAAATATTTCGCTATCGAATGCATCAATCTGCTTTTCAGCTTTCGTTGCAAATTTAAGAAGCTTCTCAACCTCATCAAGAGCAGTCATGCTCCCATCGATTGCGCGTTTTATGGCTTCTTTTTGTTCTTTTAATATGGCTGCTTCTTTGAGCAGCTCATTTTTCTGTGTATTAAAAAGAGCGGGTTCCAGGTATCCTTTGGCCATAAGTCCCATGAGTACCTGAACCCGCCCTGTATTTTCTTTGATTTTTGTTTCCAGTGATGCTAGAATGAAAATAGGACAACCGAAATAGAGATTTTTCCTAGTTTAGTGTAAAATAAAAATAACTGAACTAGGGGGAACTGTTTAATGGGAAAACAGAAAAAACAATACAGTGCTGAGTTCAAACAGGATGCTGTAAATTATTATCTTTCATCAGGCAAAAGCCTAGAACAAGTAGCTGGAGATCTTAAAGTTAGTAAGTCAACCTTAAGTAAGTGGGCAGCAAGTGCTAAAACAAATAATGGCACTGTTAATCACAGAGGATCAGGCAATTATAGTTCAGATGCTGAAAAAGAAATTGCTCGCTTAAAGAAAGAACTAAAAGATTCAAGGGATGCGTTGGACATCTTAAAAAAGGCTATAGGCATACTGAACAACTAACAGAATCTATTTACTTATCAACAAGACTAGCTTCGAAGGAACGCAAGATTTCTGTTAACAGTGTGCTCAAATTATTGGGCGTTTCTTCATCAGGATATTACAGCTGGGTCAAACGAACCCCATCCAATCAGAAAATTAGAAAGCAAAAAATCAAAACCGAAATTATAGAGATTTATAATGAATCTCATCAAATATATGGTGCACCTAAAATAACATCAATCCTTCAATCAAGAGGTCATGTAATAGCAGAGAAGACAGTCGGTAACTACATGAGAGAAGAAGGAATAAAAGCCATCTGGGTACGTCCTTACACCAGAACAACCATAGACCCCGAGTTCGATAATAAGCTTAAAAACATCCTCAATAGAGACTTTAATCCAAAGGCACCCAACACTGTTTGGGTTACGGATATAACCTATATTTACACCCTATCCGGATTTGTCTATCTAACTAGCGTGATGGACCTGTTTTCTAGGAAAATCATAGGCTGGCAAGTATCGGATAGTTTATCCACAGAGCATGTATTAAAGGCCATAGAAAAAGCTAAAGCGAATCGAAAAATTA comes from the Desulfolucanica intricata genome and includes:
- a CDS encoding transposase, whose product is MGKQKKQYSAEFKQDAVNYYLSSGKSLEQVAGDLKVSKSTLSKWAASAKTNNGTVNHRGSGNYSSDAEKEIARLKKELKDSRDALDILKKAIGILNN
- a CDS encoding recombinase family protein translates to MRVELKGKVGEMMSHIPFGYTIQNGRAVVNEEEAVKIEKLFEAYLSGLSLTEAAQKAGIKRYHTSIARMLSDKRYVKDKFYPPIISRNIFEKAQLERRRRAEALGRIYEHKGNEKKCMNFRFHASMPDNLYEDPFQQAEYAYSLIKSEVILDDNQECYGNSCP